The DNA region tatgagtatcAAATTGTTCTGTTCTGAAACATATGCTTTGGGAGAAACATTAAAATCGCGATGTTTCAATTCGGAACACTTTCATCATCATGCCATATTATGAAATCATGACTGATGCGAAGCATATGTGTTAGCTTTCTGGTAACTCTGCTATCGACtttgtgtctatttctctttctatgcaTGTGGTGCTGaagcttttcctcctcttttagcACACTGTGAAATGCTCTCCTGACTGTGACCCTTACAAAGAAAGACCCAGCCCTGCTCTTTCCTTACTACAGTCCGGTCTCTACAATCACCTACATGGGGTTCATTTCTTATTATGGATTTCTTagcatctcatcatcatcattatcattatatttatcattatcagcagcaacaacaacagcagcaacaacaacagcatgggTAGAAGGTAATATATATTTGCAAGAACATGAGACTTGAATTTTTCGAGGAGACAGGAGAAGGTAGCGCATTGTTATTGAAAGCTGATcagcatatatttgttttctttctgtgccATTCTAATCATACCATgtaacattttcctttttgttttacgTTCTTATTAAGTAACTGACAAAACATTATCACTCGAGCAAGACTTTACCTCTCATCAGAGTGACCTCCCACGACCTCGCGCAACTAAGCGAAGTCGACGGGCTTCATGAGTGGCGGAAGAAGGAGGCCGCCGCTCTAAGTGCCCTCGTCCAGCACCGGTTGCGCGTCCTGCAGAATCCCAGCGACTGCGCCACCGCCAAGAAAATCTACTGTGACTTCAAAAATGTGGTAAGTAGCAGGATGACCTACGGTTCCTTACGTGTTCCTTGTAATCTGGACAAGCACGCATGTAGTCCTCTTTTTTTccaacattatcatgattgttattaactATTTATGCTACTGTTGCATTACAATcattgcttgttattattattaataatattaatgatgataataatatcatatgatagtaatgctaatagttattcttattcttatttttattattgttagtattagtagtagtagcgtcCCGTTTGCTTTATCACTCAAAGCTAAAAGTTAAAGGTGTTTTCACAAGGAGAGCcaacagttagagcgcaggcattttttcaaccactggactatcgcggcattcatgtatatatatatatatatatatatatatatatatatatatatatatatatatttgtgtgtgtgtgcgtatgcgtatgtgtatatatatatatatatatatatatatatatacatatatatatatatatatatatatatatataaatgtgtatatatatgatatatatatatatatatatatatatatatatataaatgtgtatatataatatatatatatataaatgtatatatatataatatatatatatatatatatatatatgtatatatatatagtgtgtgtgtgtgtgagtgtgtgtgtgtgtgtgtgtgtgtgtgtgtgtgtgtgtgtgtgtgtgtgtgtgtgtgcgcgcgcgtgtgtgtgtgtgtgtatatatatatatatatatatatatatatatatacatgtatatacatgtatatatatatatatatatatatatatatatatattatatatttgtgtgtgtgtgtgtgcgtatgtgtgtgtatatatataaatatatatgtgtatatatatatatatatgtgtatatataaatatatatatatatataatatacatatatatagtgtgtgtgtgtgtgtgtgtgtgtgtgtgtgtgtgtgtttgtgtgtgtgtgtgtgtgtgtgtgtgtgtgtgtgtgtgtgcgtgtgtgtgtgagtgtgtgtgtgtgtgtgtgtgtgtgtgtgtgtgtgtgtgtgtgtgtgtgtgtgtgtttgtgtgtttgtgtgtgtatgtgggtgggtgtgtggggatgggggtgggggtgggttgtatatatatacatatatacatatacatatatatatatatataggaatatatatctatatatatgtatatctatctatctatccctctctctctatatatatatatgtatatatatatatatatatgtgtgtgtatgtatatatatatatatatatatatatatatatatatatatatatacacgtttatatatacatatatgtatatatatatatatatatatatatatatatatatatacacgtttatatatatatatatatatatatacatatatatatatatatatatatatatatatatatatgtgtgtgtgtgtgtatgtgtgcatatatttatatatatatatatatatatatatatatatatatatatacatacacacaaatatatatatatatatatatatatatatatatatatgtatatatacacgtttatatatacacacaaatatatttatatatatatatatatatatatatatatatatatatatatatatatacatatatacacgtttatatatatatatatatatacatatatatatatatatatatatatatatgtatatatgtatatatgtatatatatataaatataaatatatatatatatatatatatatacctatatatatatatatatatatatatatatatatatatatacgtatatataaataaatatatatttgtttttatgtgtgtatatacatatatatatatatatatatatatatatatataatatttatataggtgtgtttgtatacatacatacataaatacacacacacacacacacacacacacacacacacacacacacacacacacgcgcgcgcgcgcgcgcgcaaacacacacacatacacacacagacacacacacgcacacacacacacacacacacgcacagacacacacacacacacacacacgcgcgcgcacccacacacacacacacacacacacacacacacgcgtgcacacacacacacacacatacacacacacacacacacacacgcgcacacacacacacacacacacatatttatatgtatatatgcacacatacacacacacatacatacatccatatatatatcttaactaAATAAAGATTGTAGGAAAATACGATATAGAACCATACTTAAATATACCGATATTTTTTTAAGATGACATGCTAGGATCTGACAAAAATGAGAAGCAAACGGAGACACAACACTTCATTGGCAAGATACATTGacataagaaggaaagagaaaaataaatcgcATTTTTACACTAGAAACTATTGCAGCGCCGAGGCATAGGGAGCCATATGCATCATCTGAGCTGTTGTTTCCTGGCATCGTATGGCACTCAGCGAACCTTGATCCTGGACACGGATAATTACAATGGAAATCCCAGAGGACTTACGACACTGTTCCTTCCCCTTAGCGACACATGCACGGGTTACAACAGCTCTCAGATAGTGCCTTGGCCAGGTGAGTTATATGCTAAGAAGAAAAGTTTTGGCTCAGTGTGATTTTACAGTACACAGTTATGGTGGTACATCCTGTAGCGAGATCCATGTGTGATTAATTAAGTTCAAGTTGATTTTTTTACAGATACTCTTCATGTAGTAAGAGACAACTTTCGTTTAGTCTACAAAGTGTGTTTTCGTTGATTATGGCAGTTTGTTAGTATtctcatatatacctatatgaaaaTATAACTTTGTGATCGTATATAGCTAGTGTCACTTTCTAGAATATGCACCATATATAATGACGCTGGTTGGATGCGTACgtttcattactttattatcaggATGTAGACATAGTGATGTCTGTGTCTATGGGTATGTGTAAGAAGCATTAATActtatattactgatattttatgactttaatattatatttcttacataaattatatacgataaataaatattacattCAATTGCAACTATATACGATAAGGTAATCCAACACCTATGCCAAACACGAATACATTGATAaattataggtaaataaatagatatatatctatttatatgacgGGTAAATGAATAGATGTTATAAATGCAGATGGATACTGTATACCCCTCCATTGAACTAACACCACCCCCTCCACGTGCATTTTTTAACAGGGGAGGAGGACTCTCTGTTGGTACAGTTTCCTGAGTGGGACCAACCTGACCCTAGGCCCAGTTACCTCCCTTGGTCCATCCCCAAGGACTTTTCCAAGCGTCTGATGCGCCTCCACGGTGACCCTTATGCCTGGTGGCTGGGACAGATCTTCAATTATACCATGCGAATGAACAAAGAGTTTCGGGAATACTTTGCGAATTTGACCAGGGATGTAGGGTACGAGTCGCCTATTGTAGGGTGAGTCTAGTCTACAGTAGCCTTTgattttgatgatagtgatgatgatttagGGTTTGTTGACAGTCGTGTGAAATCAGTCAGATTGCTTCTATCTTTATTATGCTCCTGTTTTATGAAATCAGTCAAATAGCTTCTATCTTTATTGCAttgtgcttctaaattacccaccctgtttatatttgtgtatatatatgtgtgtacatatatatatatatatatatatatatatatatatatatatatatgtatatgtatatgttatgtgtgtgtgtatgtgactgtgtgtgtgtgtgtgtgtgtgtacacacacacacacacacacacacacacacacacacatatatatatatatatatatatatatatatatatatatatatatgtatatatatgtatatatatatatatatatatatacatatatatgtatgtatgtatgtatgtatatatatgtgtgtgtatatatatatatatatatatatatatatatatacacatatatatacacaaataaataaatatatatatatatatatattcacatatatatatgtcacatatatatatagtatatatatatatatatatatatacatatgtgtgtgtatgtgtgtgtgtgtgtgtgtgtgtgtgtgtatgtatgtatatatatatatatatatataatatatacataaatatatacatatatatatatatatatatatatacatacacacacacacacacacacacacacacacacacacacacacatatatatatatatatatatatatatatatatatgtatgtgtgtgtgtgtgtgtgggtgtgtgtgtgtgtgtgtgtgtgtgtgtgtacatatatatatatatatatatatatatatatatatatatatatatatatgtatatatatatatatatatatatatatatatatatatatatatatgtatgtgtatatatatacatatatatatgtatatacattatacatatatatggtcatttctaaatatatattggtatacatgtacatacatatatatatatatatatatatatatatatataatatatatatacacacacacacacacacacacacacacacacacacacacacatacatacacatacacacacacacacacacacacacacacacacacacacacacacacacacacatatatatatatatatatatatatatatgcatatgcatatacatatatatatatatatatatatatatatatatgtatgtatatatatatgcatattcatatatatatatatatatatatatatttatatatatgtgtgtgtgtgtgtatgtatgtatgtacatgtatacccatatatatttagaaatgactatatatatgtatgatatatatttacatatatatatacacgtacatatatatatatatatatatatatatatatatatatatatatatacatatatactatatataaatatatatatatacatatatatatttatatatgtatatatatatgcatatgtatgtctatatatacatatgtgtgtgtgtgtgtgtgtgtgtgtgtatgtgtgtgtgtgtgtgtgtgtgtgtgtgtgtgtgtgtgtgtgtgtgtgtgtgtgtgtgtgtgtgtatgtatgtatgtatgtacatgtatacccatatatatttagaaatgactatatgtatgtatgatatatatacatatatgtatacacgtacatatatatatatatatatatatatatatacatatatatagatatatataaatatatatatacatatatatatatatatatatatatatatatatatatgcatatgtatatgtctatatatacatatatatatatatatatatatatatatatatatattgacacaaacacaaacacagtaacgtgtacacaaagatgaaaggaaaacagccacagtaagaaattaaattgaatcgtaacgtttcgaactcttcacgagttcctcttcagacgaatgataaaccaaaatggaagaggaactcgtgaagagttcgaaacgttgcgattcagtttcatttcttttatatatataaataaatatatatatatataatatatatcagtatgtatatatacacacatatataaatatatgtatgtatatatatatatatatatatatatatatgtgtgtgtgtgtgtgtgtgtttgtgtgtgcgtgtatatatatgtgcacacacacacacacacacacacacacacacacatatatatatatatatatatatatatatatatatatatatatatatatgtatatatatatatatattcatgtctaaatatatatatgtatacgcacacacacacacatatatatcgatgtctaaatatatatgtacacatacatacacacacacacacacacacgtgtatgtatatgtatgtatgtatatatatatacatatataatataatatatatatatatatatatatatatatatatatatatataatgtgtatatatatatatttatttatatatatatatatgtgtatatatataatctgaaatTCATGActcaataattgtatatattttttcatacatatgtatcacAATACCAACCGTATTTATGGCATAAACCGAATCCAGTAGTTCACCCTCAATACTCTTTTCCAGAGTACACGTACGGAGGACGGATAAGCTTGGTACGGAGGCGATGTACTTACACCTGGAAACGTACATGGAGAGAGTGAAGCTTTTTTACCAAGAGTTGGCCCTCAAACAAACGGTTACTGAACAGAGAGTGTTCTTGACAACTGATGATTGGAGAGTTATTGAAGAATTTAAGGAAAAGTTAGTGAAGATATtgttcattaaaacaaaaaaaaaaaatgttgcaaagagAAAGattacgagggaaaaaaaaagtgtgtatctccatttttatctgtttttacgtagaaaaaatatattagcgGATCTGtcgtttcctgtctgtctgtcttccataCATTCTCCCTCACTAAGTATAATtcgagtgtatatattataatgataaaacctAAGAAAATTATTCTCCGCTCTATCGccatattttgtcattatcattttcatcctcagtGTACCACTACTGTCATCAAAGCCACCTTCAGCAGCCTCATTCTCCCTTCTATTTCCTTCAGATACCCCGAATATAGGCTCGTGTACAACCAGGCAAGCATACAGTCAGCCAGTCCGAGCGAGAGAACCAAGGGCCCCAACCTGCGTTTCTTGATGGCCGATGTCCTCTTCCTCTCGCAGTCTGACTACCTTGTCTGTGGGATGACTTCCAACGTAGGGCACGGTGGAtagtgtgtttatgggtgttaCTGTATATACACGCAATCCCACCATTACTAGCTATGTCATTGAGCGTGTCGGTGtctataaatacaaattatagctttatatttttctgtctatctatctctctatctccacacacacacacacacacacacacacacacacacacacacacacacacacacacacacacacacacacaacacgacagAAAAGCACAAAACCCTCAATAGCTTTATCGCCAAATGCGCCAAGCGTCTCAACCCAAACTCTCCCGTTGCAAGGTGTGTAGACTGGCCTACGAGCTAATGCAGAGTATCCACCCGGACGCCTCGACCCGTGCCTGGTCCGTCGACAGCCCCTTGTTGTTCGACTTCTACAGCTTTCACTATGTGCGGGCGCGGTTCAACCACACGCCTAGGAGGTGGGTTTTCGGAGAGagaattcttattactgttattattgtaattattattattgttgttgttgttgttatttttatttctatgatcattatcaccattaccaaaaTTTTACGTGTGTCTCATCCGTCCGTTCGCACAATAAACAtaaatttttttcttgaattcatATACTATATGAATGCATACTTGGAGTCTTGTCATTTTGATGCAAGATGAGCTTCTTATGCCTGGAATCATTTTCCATAAATTGCGGACGTAAAATTAATTCAGTTTAGTGTAAAACTGGGTGATGATTTACaaccagaaaataaaagaatgaccCACGCGCGAGCATCATATTACGATTCTGTGAGTATTCTGTTCTaactccattattatcatatttagtattatcattgtttttattgctatttgtgTTGTTGCTTATAttgttgctaatgttgttgttgttattattattattatcagtgttactactattgttattatctgcatcaccattatcatgattattatgccaAACTTGCCAAACTTGCACCTGTGACAGACAGAAATTGActatttctggctcttggtatcagtgttctaatatggccaaggagatcaaccacatccttgttagcccTCGCTGGAAAGAGTATCGGAgcgccaagttctgtggaactgatcatagattagctgtggttactctccgggtccacttcaaaacctcATGTCACTCCAATGAACACCctaaggtgagggagggggagtgtgcccgggggtgtgctgaagctatctctggtcgCTTTGCAGCACTCAGGGGCTTGAATTGATTGGTGAATGCCTAAAAACAAGGCAGAATTTCAActtacaggagacactggaagccacagatgctttttgtgaggctcgactgtcaggggattgcaacttacatcattccctggtgtgcaggactaggtcactgctgagaagggaccaggaacagtttatcagaaaTCTTGCAGCGGAGGGCGAAAGCCAAtttctagtaaatgaccttcatcttgcctaccaagccctgaaaaagctgaactccaagccctcctaaCAGCTGATTGCAGTTCACTCCTCAagcggccagataatctcagattctGTTAGGGTGTGGGTGCGTtgtgctgagtattttgagcagttgcacctggttgatccaccaacatttAACTTGGACgcgggtagtgtcgagattcctttgccagatccacccatcagcgaggatccaacCTCCAAGCTGAAGACTGGTAGAGCAGCGGGTGTCTGCAGAATCCCAGCTGAATTGGTAAAGGCTGGTTGAGAATCCTATGGCAAGTGGCTTGTATGCTGTATGTCTGCCTTctagcagactggtaccattccccctgacatgctgaggggtgtggtcatccctctctggaatgggaaaggggatcagtgggactgcagcaatcactgaggcattacattAATAAGTATAAcgggcaaggttctcgctcacatccttctgggACGTATCAGGCACCAGAGGGCTAGGCAATTTGGATTccctcctggtaagtccacaatagaccatatcctagcaaACGAGTCAGTGTAGAGCACTGACGTGAGTTTAGATGTGGGCTGCTTGtggcttacatcgacctcaagaaggcatttgatacggtgcaccgcgaatcactctgggagatcctaagATTTAGAGatattccaacaaggattattggattaatagcagtCCTGTATACCGGCACTGGAATTGCTGTTAAATGTGGTGGGGGACTGTTGAGCTTTTACCCTATTAGTTCAGGATCGATGCAAGACTTATTCTTGTATTCTTGCACCAAGACCTTTCAACAGTTGCATGAACTGGATGCTGGGTAGAGCTTCTCTCCAAAGTCACtgtggcaatatcaaggttacagaccttaactttgctgatgatattgctatTCTCTCTGAGTCTGAAAACCCTAGTGGCGACTTTTGATGCTTTTAGCAATGAAGCTAAGTCCCTGGGGCAAGAGGTCATCTGGACCAAGGCCAAGATCCAGAACTTTGTGGGCCTGCTAGGATATCCTGTTCAGTTGGTGCATGCGGTGAGAACATTCTATAcatcagtagtgcagttcatgactctggccagtcagtagacggactggcctggcagcaggagccatgaatccgatcaacaagagcatttggagatgtcggtacctatgtagaaggaccaagctacaggtcttcaaggccttgatattgccagttttgctctatggttGTGAAACCTCGATGctgtcttgtgctttggaatcttgtcttgatgccttttgtaacagattcttggaccggatcatagggtacagttagcgggaccatgtgtctaaccaacggttgcaccatgagactggtacaggacctgttacatgCACAATCCACAATTGCCAACTCAGGCTGCTCTCCAGGATGTCTGCTCgaaacaaccctgggtggaggtggcttgtgggacgacctaggaagtcgtagcttgggcagatcgatcgaAACCgttgtgaagagctagagatgggccgggcccctgcctggcggcttgccatgagggaccctcgtaggtggaaacgaagggtggatgtagCTATGCGCCCCCGTCGACGTTAGCGCctcaatgattatgattacatatttattgtgcgtgtgtttatttgtgtgtattatgtatatatatatgtatgtattaatatatagaaataccGGATATTACTCACCAATGTCAccatttcttctcattattctcatcattacaataattatattatccttaCTCCCACGCTAAAGCAACGACATATAACTGTATTTTCCTCACGAACAGGAGCGAAGAAATAGAACCACAAGAAGGAGACATGATAAAAACATTGGCATTATATTTCTCAAAACATCACAATCTTAAGGACGGGTTCTTGTACGGCACGAACAACCGTACACAGAAAGCGGGACTTTATCCTGTGTACAAGACACTCGATATTCTAGACATGGCTGATATACGGTCGTTTGAACGTATTGATAAAACAAACGTGAGGCGATGATTTTCAGTGTAATTTTTGATTcccaattatttatattatttgttgatattattgttgactGTGTAGTGACATTTGGAACATAATTTTAGGTGTAAAACAAAGGTGTGATAGAGcacgacaattttttttttagattttttttctcctctctcccttcctctttctctgaagTTGCCcataattcatatatttgtttatatgtatatctgtatatgtatatatacatctaaagtataagtatctatatatatatatgatagatatatataaacaattatgtatatacacatccatatatatgtatatttatatatacatgtatgtattatgtatagatgcatgtatgaatacgtaATTAACCAGCCTGATACTAAATTACCcggattttttatatatcatatcaggCTCTTGAAAGGTCATAAAAATATTTTTGCCGTTTGGAATCTTAGGCATTTATAACCTGTTCTCATATTTCTgctttcatctctatctctgcAACTTCGAAACATGAATTTGTATTAACTTCTCTACCATTATTTGCCTTTCTGGTTGTGTTCGAATTCCTGGCACTTTTACAAGTGTTCACTTAATACAGGTAAATTTATGAAAGACCTATACACGAGATAGTCCTTGGCAGATGCATGGTACTCGAATATAGCTTATCATCCTTTCAACACCGATAGTATTATAAAGTTATTTCCCGTCCTCGTCCTCATTAACGGTTTCCTtgcattttacatatatttgtagctGTTATTTGACCAatagtatttatttgtttgtttttatttatttatttatttatttatttatatttatttatttatttatttacattgattgatttatttatttttgtaattagaATATATGCAATCTAAATAAAGAATATTGACCAGAAACCAACATCACCCTTATTTTGTATAGGAAAGCGTCTGATACGTTTTACGTGTGACAGAATATGAGCCTTACCTGATATTTAGGTTTGTCAGATAAGTATAGTGCTGTTCTAGGCAATGAGACGAAATAGTGTGTTTGTTTCATCTGAAGAATGGTGTATTTACGAATCGTTCATTATTTGATTTTACTTGaaccttatgtatatgtatatgtcgcaGAGAGCCAAGTTGGGTTTCACTGGAAACGCTTGGGTGATTTTGATGGCACTTTATTGCATCTTGGAtacatcttgatttcttctctttacatgcaaTTCATTACCATCCAATTTATCCTAATTACTTCCCAATTGTTTCCGTTAAACTCGGATACCTCACTTGGCTTCTCTGAGTAACAAATTAGTTAAGCAAATTCCCTATAGATGTCGTACACTTTAGAAAACGATATGAGGgtatacttatctatttcatacttatcttatgttagtaatatcacaaaGCATAGGAACTGATTGTTTATAACTAAAGTACACATTTTGTCCCTGCAGTAACATGGCTCCCCTAAATTGTATAAACAATTTACCTTAAACTCTAGTTACATTATACTTAAATGAGCAAAATGTGGAATTAGTATCTATACTACCGAGGAACTATAAATTGTTGGcacaattttgatatttaaatAGGCTCTTTGGCGGGGACACCCCACTTCCACTATGATTCAACCAACAATATGAATTTGTAGATTGGTCTTCCAAATGCGTCTAGCAAGGAATCAGCCATTGTTATCCTTGCCTTTCTTACAAGACCATCTTTGCATGGCATTACCTCAGATACACAACTAAGTCTCCAAGAATTCCTTGGTAAATTTTGTTCCTttacaatgacaatattatttaCCTTAACATTTTTGATAACTGAAGGCCACTTGTTCCTGCACTGAAGCAATTGAGCATATTCCTTTCTCCACCTATTCCAAAATTCATTAGCAAGATATTGAACTCTTCGCCATCTCTTTCTTGAATACTGGTCATAAGATTGGAACGTTCCAGGTGGCGGGAGCACAacctttgttttcattgttaacaACTGATTTGGTGCCAATGGTTCTAATGAATATGGAGAACTGATGTTGTCAACTGCCAGGGGTCGGCTATTCACGATGGTCTCTGCTTCAACCATAAAGGTTCTGAGTGACTCATCTAATTGTCTTCCATGATGGTATAATAAAGCTGTTAGTATAATCCTCACAGTACGGATCTGTCTTTCCCATACTCCACCCATATGACTGGCGTGAGGGATATTCATTTCAAATGTAATCCAGTCACAGTTCTCTTTTAAAAGCTCCCCTTTTAGTTTCTCTTGATATATTTCTTGCAAGCATTGCTGAAGTTCATATTTAGCTTCAACAAAATTTGTGCCCTGGTCTGATCTGAGTTGACGAACTGGGCCACGTCTTCCTATGAAACGTCGATATGCATTGAGGAATGAATCAGTCTCCAGTGTATTTGCTGTTTCTAGATGGATTGCCCTTGAAGccatacaagtaaacaaaaaaccGTATCTCTCGACCTTCTTGCGACCTTC from Penaeus chinensis breed Huanghai No. 1 chromosome 31, ASM1920278v2, whole genome shotgun sequence includes:
- the LOC125041928 gene encoding alpha-(1,6)-fucosyltransferase-like isoform X1 translates to MEIPKRNIIFIFSLATIVMLTEYQGSLSDFSNSVYARWNETMETFSATGRGLKCQGRDPSLEAEKLRRRVASDVSYAWQYIRYHLTHGNSSGVNLEVVLEDLDHHFRVTSHDLAQLSEVDGLHEWRKKEAAALSALVQHRLRVLQNPSDCATAKKIYCDFKNVRRGIGSHMHHLSCCFLASYGTQRTLILDTDNYNGNPRGLTTLFLPLSDTCTGYNSSQIVPWPGEEDSLLVQFPEWDQPDPRPSYLPWSIPKDFSKRLMRLHGDPYAWWLGQIFNYTMRMNKEFREYFANLTRDVGYESPIVGVHVRRTDKLGTEAMYLHLETYMERVKLFYQELALKQTVTEQRVFLTTDDWRVIEEFKEKYPEYRLVYNQASIQSASPSERTKGPNLRFLMADVLFLSQSDYLVCGMTSNVCRLAYELMQSIHPDASTRAWSVDSPLLFDFYSFHYVRARFNHTPRRSDEIELQEGDIIQTWPFYFSNHLNLKDGFLYGTNNRTQKAGLYPAYKTIDALNMADIQSFERIDKMNVRR
- the LOC125041928 gene encoding alpha-(1,6)-fucosyltransferase-like isoform X2; protein product: MEIPKRNIIFIFSLATIVMLTEYQGSLSDFSNSVYARWNETMETFSGRGLKCQGRDPSLEAEKLRRRVASDVSYAWQYIRYHLTHGNSSGVNLEVVLEDLDHHFRVTSHDLAQLSEVDGLHEWRKKEAAALSALVQHRLRVLQNPSDCATAKKIYCDFKNVRRGIGSHMHHLSCCFLASYGTQRTLILDTDNYNGNPRGLTTLFLPLSDTCTGYNSSQIVPWPGEEDSLLVQFPEWDQPDPRPSYLPWSIPKDFSKRLMRLHGDPYAWWLGQIFNYTMRMNKEFREYFANLTRDVGYESPIVGVHVRRTDKLGTEAMYLHLETYMERVKLFYQELALKQTVTEQRVFLTTDDWRVIEEFKEKYPEYRLVYNQASIQSASPSERTKGPNLRFLMADVLFLSQSDYLVCGMTSNVCRLAYELMQSIHPDASTRAWSVDSPLLFDFYSFHYVRARFNHTPRRSDEIELQEGDIIQTWPFYFSNHLNLKDGFLYGTNNRTQKAGLYPAYKTIDALNMADIQSFERIDKMNVRR